ACCAAAATCATATTTCAACTTTATTCAACACCAAAACACAAAAAATAACCAAAGAATTGGTTATTTTTGCTTTATAATAATTAACAGACAACACATTTTGGGTTTATACAAAAAGCTTTTTCAACAAACAGCCATATATGGGTTGGCCACAGTAATACCAAGAATGTTCAGCTTCTTGCTGGTACCACTTTATACAGGGTTATTGCCACAGGCTGAGTACGGAAAGGTATCGATAATATTTGCTTGGATGATTTTTTTCAATGTTATTCTAGCTTACGGAATGGAAACAGCATTCTTCAGATTTTATAATTCTGAGAAAAACAAAGATAGTGTTGTCGAAACGACTATTATTTCTATTTTTTGGTCCACAATACTTTTTATATTTGTTGCATTATTATTTCGAAATTCTTTGGCAATTTGGTCGGGAGTAGATACCCAATATATCACTTATTCCATTTGGATTTTGGCCTTAGATGCTTTAGTTATAGTTCCTTTCTCTAAACTGAGAGCCAATCAAAGACCTATGTTCTATGCGGCAATCAAAATAGGAAATGTTCTTGTCAACCTTTGTCTGAATTTGTTCTTTCTGATGTATTTGCCAAGTGTCTCAATTTCTCAACCAGATAGTTTTCTAAGTTCTGTTTATATCGAAAATTTTCAGATAGGGTATATTTTTCTAGCCAATATCATAGCCAGTTTTGTAACTTTTGTGGTGCTTTTTCCAGATTATTTTACCATAAAATGGAAATTTGATTATGAACTTTGGAAAAGAATGATGCGTTATGGATTGCCTATAATGATTGCAGGAATTGCTTTTGCAATCAATGAACAATTTGACAAAATTCTTTTGGGTAAACTATTACCAGCAAATATTGCCGATGAACAAGTTGGGGTATATTCTGCTTGTTATAAATTGGGACTTTTTATGGTTTTATACAGAACCGCTTATACCTTAGGAATTGAGCCTTTCTTTTTTAGCCATGCTTCCAATGAAAATGCGCAACAAACCTATGCGACAGTTACAAAATACTTCGTGATTTTTGGATCATTAATTTTATTATTTGTAATCGTATTTGCCGATCTTTTAAAACAAGTCATGATTCCAAATTCTTCCTATTGGGAAGCAATGAAAGTAGTTCCGTTAATTATTTTGGCTAATTTTTTCCTTGGTATTTACACCAATCTTTCCGTTTGGTACAAACTTATTGATAAGACTTATGTTGGTGCCTATATTTCTATAGTTGGTGCTACTGTAACTCTGGTATTAAACTACTTATTGATTCCAAAATACAGTTATTACGGTTCGGCAATTGCTACCCTTTCAGCATACGGAAGTATGATGTTCATTTCCTATTATCTCGGAAACAAGTATTATCCAATCCCTTACGACAAGAAAAAAATATTTGGTTACTTAATATTATCAATAGGTTTTTCTTGTATTTCTTTCTACGGATTTAACCAAAATTATTATATCGGAATTTTACTTTTAGCCATATTTATGGGCTTCATCTATTATAACGAAAAAGAAACTCTTTTACGAATTTTAAAACGACCTGTTAAAAATTAGGAGCTATTTCCTGCTATTCGTTCCAATCTTTTTTTCGGCAAAAAGCCTCAAAAAAGGATTTCCACTACTATCAGGGCTAGGGCATTCCAGTATTTAATTTCCTTTAGACAAAAAAACATGACAATAAACATTATCAACAAATCGCAACATGCATTGCCTAACTACGAAACCATTGCTTCAGCAGGAATGGATTTGAGAGCAAACTTAACCGAAGCAATAACCTTACAACCATTAGAAAGAACCATTGTAAAAACTGGACTTTTTATAGAATTGCCAATTGGTTACGAAGCACAAGTAAGACCAAGAAGCGGATTGGCCGCTAAAAATGGAATCACAGTACTAAATGCACCAGGAACAGTCGATGCTGATTATAGAGGCGAAATAGGAGTAATTTTAGTAAATTTATCCAATAATGCATTTGTGATCGAAAATGGAGAGCGAATTGCACAACTTATTATTGCCAAACATGAACGCGCAGAATGGATTGAAGTTCAGGAATTATCAGAAACTTCAAGAGGTGAAGGCGGTTTTGGGAGTACAGGAGTGAAATAGAATTTAATAATTTTAAAGGTTAATAATTTAAACATTACGTATGAATTTTAAATCTTTAAATTTCAAAATATTAAAAATAAAATAACCAAACCAGATGAAAATAATAGTACCAATGGCAGGACGCGGATCACGTCTTCGCCCACATACCTTAACGATTCCAAAGCCATTAATTCCAGTGGCGGGAAAACCAATTGTTCATAGATTAGTTGAAGATATCGCAGCAGTTTTAAATCAGAAAATAGAAGAAGTAGCTTTTGTAATTCACGAAAGTTTTGGTAAACAAGTAGAAGATGATTTAGTCGCTATTGCAAATAAATTAGGAGCCAAAGGAACTATTTACTATCAAAATGAAGCGCTTGGAACAGGTCATGCTATTATGTGTGCCAAAGATTCTTTGAGCGGACCTGCAGTTATTGCTTATGCAGATACTTTAATTCGTGCCGATTTTGATTTGGACAAAACTGCCGACAGTGTGATTTGGGTAAAACAAGTAGATCAACCAGAAGCTTTTGGAGTTATCAATTTAAATGATGCTAACGAGATAGTTGAATTAGTTGAAAAACCAAAAGAATTTGTTTCAGATTTGGCAGTAATCGGAATCTATTATTTTAAAGACATTGCTGTATTAAAAAACGAATTGCAACTGGTATTAGATAATAATATTATTCACGGTGGCGAATATCAAATCAATGACGGAATTAAACAAATGATGGCCAAAGGAATGAAATTTGTTCCTGGAAAAGTTGATGAATGGATGGACTGCGGGAACAAAGATGTTACAGTAGAAACCAATTCCAGAATGCTTGGTTTTCTTCAGAACGACGGAATTAATTTGGTAGCTCAAAATGTTAAATTAGAGAATTCAACTATAATTCCTCCTTGCTATATTGGAGAAAATGTAATTTTAATTAATTCAACTGTTGGACCAAATGTATCATTAGGAAATGCTTGTCATGTACAAAATAGCACAATACAAAATAGTTTGATACAAACACATTCACATATAAAAAATGCCGTTTTAGATAATGCAATGATTGGAAATCATGCAAGCTTCGATGGAAAGTTTACCAGCATAAGTATTGGAGATTATTCGGTTTTGGAATAATTAAAAACAATATCAAAAAAAACAAGCAGCATTATTTAAGTATTTATTATGCTGCTTTGTTGTTTTTTTAATTTATTTTGCAAAGGAGATTTTTACTAATGGTTTTGCTCCCAAATACATATTTTTTGATGGTAAAAAAATGGACTTTCATATTAACGTTATCTATTTTGCTTAGCAATACTACTACTGTATTGGCACAAGCAGAACCAGAGGAAATTAAAATGGAAGGGGATAAATTTCAAGATTTTTTTTATGAATCTCTATTTCAAAAAAGTATTGAAAACTATGACAAATCGTTGGCCGCATTGGATCAATGTTTAAAATTGAAACCTAATGATGCTACCATTTATTTTGAAATGGGGAAGAATTATTTAGCTTCCAAAGATTACAAAAACGCATATTCCTCTTTTGAGCATGCCACACAAATTGATTCCAATAATAAATGGTTTTGGGTTGGATTGTATGACGTGTGTTATGAGACTAAAGATTTCAATCAAGCCATAATCATCGTTGATAAAAT
The Flavobacterium sp. 5 DNA segment above includes these coding regions:
- a CDS encoding lipopolysaccharide biosynthesis protein, translated to MGLYKKLFQQTAIYGLATVIPRMFSFLLVPLYTGLLPQAEYGKVSIIFAWMIFFNVILAYGMETAFFRFYNSEKNKDSVVETTIISIFWSTILFIFVALLFRNSLAIWSGVDTQYITYSIWILALDALVIVPFSKLRANQRPMFYAAIKIGNVLVNLCLNLFFLMYLPSVSISQPDSFLSSVYIENFQIGYIFLANIIASFVTFVVLFPDYFTIKWKFDYELWKRMMRYGLPIMIAGIAFAINEQFDKILLGKLLPANIADEQVGVYSACYKLGLFMVLYRTAYTLGIEPFFFSHASNENAQQTYATVTKYFVIFGSLILLFVIVFADLLKQVMIPNSSYWEAMKVVPLIILANFFLGIYTNLSVWYKLIDKTYVGAYISIVGATVTLVLNYLLIPKYSYYGSAIATLSAYGSMMFISYYLGNKYYPIPYDKKKIFGYLILSIGFSCISFYGFNQNYYIGILLLAIFMGFIYYNEKETLLRILKRPVKN
- the dut gene encoding dUTP diphosphatase; the encoded protein is MTINIINKSQHALPNYETIASAGMDLRANLTEAITLQPLERTIVKTGLFIELPIGYEAQVRPRSGLAAKNGITVLNAPGTVDADYRGEIGVILVNLSNNAFVIENGERIAQLIIAKHERAEWIEVQELSETSRGEGGFGSTGVK
- a CDS encoding sugar phosphate nucleotidyltransferase; the encoded protein is MKIIVPMAGRGSRLRPHTLTIPKPLIPVAGKPIVHRLVEDIAAVLNQKIEEVAFVIHESFGKQVEDDLVAIANKLGAKGTIYYQNEALGTGHAIMCAKDSLSGPAVIAYADTLIRADFDLDKTADSVIWVKQVDQPEAFGVINLNDANEIVELVEKPKEFVSDLAVIGIYYFKDIAVLKNELQLVLDNNIIHGGEYQINDGIKQMMAKGMKFVPGKVDEWMDCGNKDVTVETNSRMLGFLQNDGINLVAQNVKLENSTIIPPCYIGENVILINSTVGPNVSLGNACHVQNSTIQNSLIQTHSHIKNAVLDNAMIGNHASFDGKFTSISIGDYSVLE